The DNA region CAAGGAAGTACGGGCTGCGTTTCGCTTAAGCCCGAGCAGCCTGGGCCGTTACCTGTATGAACTGGAGCGGATGGGCTATATCAAGATCGCGCGGGGCAACCGCTATAAAGGCTATGAATATAAAATACAAAGCTGGAACGACCTGGAGAACTTAGCCAGCGATGCACAAAGCATGGTAAAATCCATCCTTGAAAACATCCAGTTAGTAACCCGTATCCCACCAGTACCCCAAAGCCTTAATGGGTTACATAAAATACAGCAGATCAGTGCAAAGGATGCAGTAACCCACGACTAACAGAAAATGCGAGGCACACTTTATAACCCGCTCTATATCCGGCTGCAGGCAGGCTTTACACAATGGCTGCGCATTCTCAACTTTGAACCGAGCAGCCCCCGCGATATGCCCAAAATCCTGACTGAGTTCCTGACCTGGCTGCAGGATCATGGCTGCCACCGCCCGCATGACGTGCAGCAGGAGCATCTGAAAAGATACATAGAACACTTGTACGAGCGGCCAAGCAAAACCGCAGCCGGAGCCATCAGCCTGAACTATATCCGCAAGCACTTGCAGGTGATCCGCAAGTTCAGCCGTTACCTCACCGAAAGCGGGCAGGAAAGCTTTAACGTAAAGCTGCGCATCAAAGGCAAAAGCACCAATGTCAAATGTATCCTGACACCGGCAGAGGTCAGCAGCTTATACGAGGCTGCCAAAGATGATACCCTGGGCCTGCGGGACAAAGCGATACTGGCCCTGTATTATGGCTGCGGCCTGCGTAAGAACGAGGGGGCGAACATCAATGTTAAAGACATCCTGCTGGATAAAGAACTGGTGTATGTGCGCAAAGGCAAGGGCTACAAAGAACGCTATGTACCACTG from Mucilaginibacter sp. SJ includes:
- a CDS encoding tyrosine-type recombinase/integrase; its protein translation is MRGTLYNPLYIRLQAGFTQWLRILNFEPSSPRDMPKILTEFLTWLQDHGCHRPHDVQQEHLKRYIEHLYERPSKTAAGAISLNYIRKHLQVIRKFSRYLTESGQESFNVKLRIKGKSTNVKCILTPAEVSSLYEAAKDDTLGLRDKAILALYYGCGLRKNEGANINVKDILLDKELVYVRKGKGYKERYVPLAGSAKADLENYILYGRPHLAIDKKEDALLLNVNGTRLSGHMAYERLQKLKAIAKIKKPAGLHTLRHSIASHLLHSGMALEQIQRFLGHSSMESTQIYTHLKHENQS